In Takifugu flavidus isolate HTHZ2018 chromosome 5, ASM371156v2, whole genome shotgun sequence, the following proteins share a genomic window:
- the zgc:112294 gene encoding transmembrane protein 17A: MPVFYSPVHEIQLSLALIGGSVFANNRTADSDLPGEREETSVASEQASHLPLQMLLYFNGFYFPCWWLSTVFMLDVKFHYLPGYYQALLITGVVLLTVVEVVRLYLGYIGNLREKVPALAAFWLLSFTIQLPVVLFFLTDEETIILPLERAVHSLYLIFLLTQILASLWALRKMTRKLTLLFHLRQFGRVDSLRHVGVNPVYELPYHSVLPLSPRNDGHRSS; the protein is encoded by the exons ATGCCTGTCTTCTACTCACCCGTCCATGAGATTCAGCTGAGCCTGGCCTTGATCGGAGGCTCCGTGTTTGCCAACAACAGGACGGCGGACAGCGACCTCCccggggagcgggaggagacTTCTG TGGCCTCCGAGCAggcctcccacctccctctgcaGATGCTGCTTTACTTCAACGGCTTTTATTTCCCCTGCTGGTGGCTCTCCACCGTGTTCATGTTGGACGTCAAG TTCCATTATCTTCCAGGATACTACCAGGCTCTGCTCATAACTGGGGTGGTCCTCCTCACGGTGGTCGAGGTGGTCCGGCTTTACTTGGGCTACATTGGCAATCTGAGAGAAAAG GTGCCAGCGCTGGCCGCCTTCTGGCTCCTGTCTTTCACGATTCAGCTGCCAGTGGTCCTGTTCTTCCTGACAGACGAAGAAACCATCATCCTCCCCCTGGAGAGGGCCGTCCACTCCCTTTACCTCATCTTCCTGCTCACCCAGATCCTGGCATCGCTCTGGGCGCTCAGGAAAATGACCCGGAAGCTCACCCTGCTCTTCCACCTGCGCCAGTTTGGCAGGGTGGACAGCTTACGCCACGTGGGGGTCAACCCTGTCTACGAGCTGCCGTACCACAGCGTCCTCCCTCTGTCGCCCAGGAATGATGGACACCGCTCCAGCTGA
- the selenoe gene encoding selenoprotein e has protein sequence MWAFLVLTFAVAAGASETVDNHTAAEEKLLIARGKLLAPSVVGUGIKKMPELHHFLMERWERRHNLEYDSSEEKNPRLIFYNENDEVVKTVPVKKMKADDISSLLDSLGFYKRSQKGEEVPEEFQHFPLRAPRDEL, from the exons ATGTGGGCCTTCTTGGTGCTAACCTTCGCCGTCGCCGCGGGTGCGTCTGAGACGGTCGACAACCACACGGCggctgaggagaagctgctcaTAGCCAGAGGGAAACTGCTG GCTCCCAGCGTGGTGGGATGAGGAATAAAGAAGATGCCGGAGCTTCATCATTTCCTCATGGAGCGCTGGG AGCGACGCCACAACCTGGAATATGATTCCTCGGAAGAGAAGAATCCACGCCTGATATTCTATAACGAAAATGATGAAGTCGTTAAG ACTGTTCCTGTGAAGAAAATGAAGGCAGACGACATCAGCAGCCTGCTAGACTCACTCGGGTTCTACAAGAGGTCCCAGAAAGGGGAAGAGGTGCCAGAAGAGTTCCAGCATTTCCCCCTGCGCGCCCCCAGGGACGAGCTGTGA